The genomic interval TGGAATATGACATCATTGGGGGGCGTAGACTATCACTGTCATAACTTGGGAGGTTGTATTTACTAAAGGCTAATTAAACACCATACTTTGGATAAGATTATAACtggaattttattaattaaacagGCATTATTTTATTAAGATATGCATACAGATGTGTCAAAAAGGAAACCAGAAGTTTGATCTTACCATTGGGTTGGTCTTACAGCTTGTCCGGCAAATCACTTTTTTAATCTGGTTGTATTTACTAAAGGCTAATTAAACACCATACTTTGGATAGAATTATAACtggaattttattaattaaacagGCATTATTTTATTAAGATATGCATACAGATGTGTCAAAAAGGAAACCAGAAGTTTGATCTTACCATTGGGTTGGTCTTACAGCTTGTCCGGCAAATCACTTTTTTAATCTGCAAAAAAGCGTTGATCAAAATTGACTTTGGATAAGAGATTATGGATTATCCCGCGTGCGCTCTCCGTGAAAACACGGTCATCACACAACATAAACTTAACGATTAGCTAAGGCAGTGGTTTCATGATTAGCAATCATAGCAGTCATATCTCAAAAACCGCTAAAGATAGTAACTTGaatttgtgtttgtgtctgtttgaTATCAAAATAACACATTCCCAATTTAAATCTAACCCGcaaggttgccaactctcacgtaTCTGGCGTGATACTCACGCGTTCAGACTCACGTTCACGCAAGagatcttacagcaaatctacattattccattataaacctaccTAACAtcattagctacatcaaaagtgttagGGTAGTCTTCAaacctacagactatttacaaggtaataaaacggtcacacacacacacacacgcacacacatattatatgtatatgtgtgtgtgtgtgtgtgtgtgtgtgtgtttgtgtgtgtgtgtggtactTTCGTTTAAAGTACCCGTCTACCACCGGGACTTTATACTCCagtccatccaaccatccatttttTGTATTGTGGCGATTGCGTGtcatttaaaaatactctcGCTTTAAAGATAGAAGCTGCTGTTTTTTCCGTCTGTCTACCATCGCACACACGAAAGCCATTTACGCGTGACACATACTCAGGCTTAGGAAACTACACGCAGTCCATGGCAGACAGCACACGCTTACAATATTTACTATTTACTGCATAAAACCCCAATAATGATGGAATTTGCTGGAGGTTTAGTTTAGATCTGCACAATTGTTTGGACGGAATTTGTAACCAAATACTCGGACATTTTAACATTGACCGCTAGGCCTGTTCATCTTTGTCACCATGCAGTAGCACCTGTGCATGAAAATCGGTTTCTTGTTTGACGGAGTTTCGTTGTACACGCTCGATGATAATAAAGATATTCTGTTTAGAATATTTATGAAGTACAGGCCGGATGTACTAACATACAACGAAGTTCTTACTTTTCCATAATGCATAAACAATTAGTCTCATACCTTCTGAAATGCAAGGTCCAAGACTCCAAGGCTATTCCCAAACAAATTTGGTCAACGTCTACTACACAATTTTCAAGTAAAATTTGAAATTGTTTGCACTATCTGTACTGTCTTTGCGCCATGTCTGTTTGGCACCATATCTATGTTCGCTGTGCACTATGTTCTCGCGGCTCTGTGTTCCAGAATTTTCCTCCTGGGATCCACCGTAATCTTAACATAAACATGCTAATGGTGCCAACCTAGCAATGCCTGGACTCACCAGCAGGATGTGCTAAAGGCAATGCTGTGTGAAGTTTAGAAAACATGTCAAATGCAAAGACAGAACTAACATTGCTTGACAGGCACAGTTTaataattgtttttaattttgaatgTTTCTGTATAGGAGTCGTAACTGTGCCTACATAGTCAGTCGAAATGTACTTAGAGCACATCCCTAAGAAACAAAGTAATTTCAGATTGTACCTAAGAGTTTTGATTTTCTCAGAGTTTTAGTAGGCTTGTAATGTCTAATGCATGTTtctcctgccctgtgcttcaGGAGACTGGCTCCAAGTGCACCTGAACCATTATGGAAGGTGGATGGCTGAAATAAATATACAGTGCCCGTCAAATGTTTACACACACCTACAGAAaaccatttgtttttcaacaaaataGCGACCTTTAGCATGCTTCAAGGTTATATAGAactgtattatcttgtgaacatggaaagagatggagtgctgtaaCAGATGACCCGGCCTCCACAATCCCCCGACCTAAACCCAATAGAGCTGCTTTGAGATGAGTTGGATGGAAGAGTAAGATcaaggtagccaacttgtgcccagatCTTTGGAAACTCCTACCGatctgttggagaagcattccatgtggctacatctggaagctggttgaaagagtTTGCAGTGCTGTCATCGAAGCAAAAGGGGGCCAATTTGAGGAGTAAAATTTTAGAAAATATTTATGTTGAACACTTCTCTAttacattgcaatatttgagaCATATTACTTCATTGCCTTAAGGTCCTTGACTACAAGGTGAATCACATAGCTAAAACAGAGACggatgcattaaaagcaggtgtgtccagacttctAACTAGTACCGTATATTATATAATAGCTGTACGTAATAAAtccaaatgaaaaaataatccTGTTCTACAGTAGGGATGTAGGGCtatgaggctagggatctgtgctgGCAGTTGGAagtttgctggttcaaatcttgtGAATGCCAGGATgcaaggcctttaacctgcaattgctccatcttgggtatgacgttaacctacatccagccctgcaagcaggtcctccaactttcagggaaaatttgggggttggtggaaggattggcactccagccaccagaaaaaaactTCACACTGTTCTGTTCCACTTAAACTAGTGTGGTCCTGAGGTATCACCCGCTGCCCTCAGGTACTCATTCCTGAGGTGGGTTGCTGTGTGGTGGGCGCAGCTCACGTTCTTTACTTCTCTCAACTGCAGGGGCTAATCAGAACTCAGCACATAAATATGAATTAGCTGGACTGAATACTGCTTTCTCAGTGGCATTCTGAAGTGAAGATTagtttaacacaaaatgaatagtTTCACGTTAAAGGTTATCGTTAACTGGTTTGGCTGTTTGAGAGGCAGGAATGACTCAGTCGAATATAGGAATGACTTTCACTCTCTTTCAGTAACCGTTAACTTGGACGCACTTCATAGGCCTTTGTGCATGTCTGATGATGCACCCGTCCATTGCACAGTACACTTGCATGcccacacattcacacactgatGGATAATAAAAGTAAAGGGGTCAGGAAACAGGAGCACAAACAGGAAACACATGCAAGATATCAACCTTGCACAGAGCCAGGAGCCAATCTGAACCCAGAGCTCTCTTGAGCTGCTGTCcccaaaaattaattaaaatgcataatcaAGTGCAGAGAATACAGTGCATGCTCACGTCTTGCTGCATTTCCCAGTATCTTCCTGGATGCCTTTTAGGATTTTTTCCATCCTGTTTGCAGCATCTAGGTGTGTAAGTTGTAATCTCTCACTGAATGGCTGCATGGCTATATTGGTTCCTGAAGCAGGCTGACGTTGCGGTGCCACAGAGGGCAACCAGATCCTTGCTCAAACCACTAGAAAAAATAGCCAACATTTCCTCTTGCTCTAGCCCACTATAACTGCAATTTACTGGCCACCTAAAATCATCAAAGGACAACATTTTCTGGGAGAGGAAAATCGTGCAAGTTTTGTTTATTAAACAACTGGACATGGAACTACTTAAAACAATGATCATGACTCTTATGGTTCGAGCCAAATTAAGGATCTCGCATATTGCGTTAAGATATTGGTTGCATGTTACAGGCAAGCTTACCAAGAGTCAAAAAGTTTATTGGCCATGTGAAATGGATGCATTGGAATGTTTGCTCGTTCAGCTACACCTGGGCTATATAGAGACTACAGTCAGTCCAAGATTATACAAGACAGTGTAGTGCAGAAAGTCAGACACAGTGCAAAAACTAGAAAATTATGCTGATATATagagctcacagaaagtcttgggatgcttgattctgtaaaaatgttgacagatttattggtttcataacaggagttaattgacaagcaatgtttaatgTATCTGCTCAAGTTTaatgcacagacattttctttgtattagaatttagtgactaattgtcattgttgacacaacaacacaatgtattttctacatttgacccatatgtgacatagcagggggccaACTAATTAAGTGCCCGGTGAGCAGtacttgggggcggtaccttgttGGGCacggattcgaacctgcaatctctCAATTATAAGTGCACATCCCTAACTATTAaaccaacactgcagacatgtacaTGTACATTTACAATTTAAATGTACAAAAATTGCACTGACAGTTCTTGCCTTTTTGGTATTAATTGCGATCAtagtcattggctcccaaaggaATATTAAAGACATTATTGCAGAGGTGTTGCTAATTAAAACGCACCCGATAAGACTGCTTGTCGATTAACTTTTTAACTTTTGAACAGCTCCTTCATACTTGAAGCATACATTATGATGGATGGCGAGGATCAAAATGTCATTGATTGAAATGAGTGTGAAAAACTAGCGGCCTCTAATTGAACAATGGCCTCTGTACTACAAACATCGAGATCGAGGGTGGTGCTGCTCTGTCAGGTGCACTTTTACAGGAAGTGGAGGAGATGACAAACCCTTCCTGGGACAATTCTTTTGCCTGTTTGCTAACAGAGAGAGTATTTCAAACCTTGACATGCTAAGCATCTTTCTGGTTAATATCACTTTCTAGTTAAGTTCATGACTTTTCTGCAGACCAAAATATTTCAagatattgtattgtattatgtTGATATATTGAAGATGTATAATCGATAAATAGTTACACCAGAACTCGAACAATTCGTACTTCATATTTTTTTGATAGGCCACTAGAGGGCAGATGTTTTACATGTGATGCCTTGTCACATCACCAATTATGGATGAAGTACTGGTgtataaaaggggggggggggtgtggccaggtgtcaatggctcatgcatacacataaGAGCTCCTAAGTATTCAaggaaaggagccagaaatagtgacatgagttaggtttttttatttatttatttactcaactgaatgttgcaactacaccatttagtcatcctcatgtagccaagactttggtgatcagatatctgggatcaaaacaagctgccagcattgcttagtatgtacttttataatgtttctgcaagtgttccaatctgcattttgcaatgtctatactttgatgtcaaattacaaacttaacaaaaatctgacatatttacaatatatattaaaataaagatgagtgtaatggcaaaacaaatatataagaaataatttatttgccatgaattaatattacgatatttgaagaaatatgtgatcatgccccagtcagtgaaagtgtgttcccaaCCCCTAGACctcagagggttaaaaagggCTGTGAAAATTGCAGCAGTTTCCTGTGTTTCTCTCTTTCTGCAGAACAACTGCAAGGTGAGTCCAGCTGGCACAGGCTGGAGGTGGCTGCAGTGATCCTAGTGCCTTCCATCCTGATGTTTGTAGCTATCCTGCTGGGTATGTGTATAGCTCAGGGATATCGCTGTGCTCGCTGCAAGGCCCAAAATCCCGATGTGGAGGAGCCACTGGATGATCAGAACCTCATGCCCCCCGAAATGTGTCTCAGGGACCTTATCTACAATCTCAGCACCTCCGGATCTGGACCAGGTGTGATGCTATGTTGCATTCTATTTACAACCATCATCCACATTCAAAGCCAGATCAACATGGCGCCTCTTTCTCCATTACCAGGACTTCCGTTGTTGGTCCAGAGGTCTATAGCTAGAAGCATTATCCTCCAGGAAATCATTGGGAAGGGCGGCTTTGGTGAGGTGTGGCGGGGAGAATGGCATGGGCAGCATGTGGCCGTCAAGATGTTCTCATCCCGGGACGAGCGGTCCTGGTTTCGAGAGGTGGAGATCTATCAGACAGTCATGCTGAGGCACGAGAACATCCTGGGCTTCATAGCAGCTGATAACAAAGGTTCAAATCACACTCATTTTTACTCCTGTAGACTTAATTGCCAAGTTTATAGAAAGTCCTATTCTAagtttaaatggattttaaaatgatttgctTTACCTATGCTGAGATATCTCTGGGCCTTTCGCGGTGAATTTGTGTACGCTTAATCCATTCACTTTGAACCAACTTCCAACAAAATGTCAGCATTTACCGGCACCATATTTCATTTgctagttttcatttttataatctGGATCCAAACATGCAGAGGTTGTAAACAGTCCGTTGTAAACAGTCATTCTCGTTGCAGATAACGGGTCGTGGACACAGCTGTGGCTGGTGTCGGAGTACCATGAGCACGGCTCCTTGTTCGACTACCTGAACAGGCACACGGTCTCTGTGGAGGCCACACTTGTCCTGGCTCTCTCTGTAGCCAGCGGGCTGGCCCACCTGCACATGGAGATCATTGGCACTCAGGGTGAGCTATTCGCCTGTCACTGAGGTGTACAGTCTGTCACTGTTCCTCACCAGTTTGATGTAGCTTCTCCCGCTTTTCAATAAAGTAATGGGAGATGGTGAAACTGGAAAGATGCTCTTTGGCGGCAGCTTTTGCTCTCAGGACAACCAAGGCCGATCGTGAACTTTTCTCAAAGTACATTTGGACGATGCCAAGGTAAACTTCCGGTAAAACCTGGGCCACTATCGGTTTGGCAGGAAAACCCGCCATCGCTCACAGAGACTTGAAGTCCAAGAACATCCTGGTGAAGAAAAACGGCAGCGCGGTTATCGCTGATCTGGGCCTGGCAGTGAAGCACGACTCCATCGCCAACACCATTGACATTCCATCCAATCACAGAGTGGGAACCAAAAGGTAGGGACTCGCCTTACCTGAAAATGACTGCATGAACGTTCGAGCTAGCTGACCTATAATGCATTCTTAAAATATGGTTTTTATTCAGATTTATTGTCTAGGTTACTATAGCCATTCATACTAAATGTGTCCAAGATGATTCTGCGAGTATTTGAGCTATCTGTGTGGATGGTGGCACAGCACATCACACCTGTTTTCCATGTTAACCAACATCTACTATCATCTATATATCCCATAACAAAGCCACCCTCTCTTCAaacaattaaaaagtaaatctcATTACCTGTGACAGCAATAAAGAATTTCATGAATACCCCATAATCCTCTCCACTATAGGGACCCTCTTAACTCAGTACCTATGACCAATGAGTATTTTAAGTCATATTAGATGTGTTTTCTTAGAATAAGCCTATAAAGAGAATAGTGGGCTCCTCATTTGCCTGTTTTCATTCTCAGGAAAAGTGTTCATGCATAAGTACTGACGAGTTCACTGCAGGTACATGGCCCCAGAGATCCTGGACGACTCGATCAACGTCAGCAATTTCGAGTCCTACAAGCGGGCAGATATTTACTCCCTAGGCCTGGTGTTCTGGGAGCTGGCCCGCAGGTGCTCCCTGGACGGTACGTTCGCTGGGTTCAGCAATGCACAAGTATGCCTGATAGTGGCAGTGTAGTACGAGAACTGATTCTTAAAGCTGTGTTATGTGGTGATGTGCGGTTTGGTATTTGGTGCAACTCGTGGGTAGAATTTTATTGCTGGGCTTTGAGCAGCCTTTTTAAGTACAACGAAAGTTGGCACACAAGCAAGTATTATGATATTATACTAGCATGAGTATAATTGACTCATACGAATTTTGAGGGAACAAAATGCTTTAAactacactatatggacaaaagtattgggacacattGAATTGGAATAATTGAAtccaggtgtttcattcagacccattgccacaggtgtataaaatcaagcacccagccatgcagtcaggtttacaaacatttgtgaaagaaagggctgttctgaagagctcagtgaactCAAGCAGGGTGCTGTCGTacgatgccacctttgcaataagtcagtttctGAAATTTCTTccttgctagatattccacagtcaaatGTAGATGGTATTAATGCAAAGAGGAGCATTTAGGAGCAACAGAAACTCATGAAGTCATGAAATGGCAGATCATGTAAAATAACAGAACGGGGTCACAGAGTACGGAGGCACACAGTGTGTAAAAGTCGCCAACGTTCTGCTGACTCAATagctgcagagttccaaacttcctgtAGCATTTACCTCACCACAAAAACTGTGTACCAGGGGCTTCATAGAATGGACTTCCATTGCTCCattgagcagctgcatgcaggcctcacatcaccaagtacAATACCAAGTGTCAggtgcagtggtgtaaagcacactgccactggactatggagcagtggaaacatgttctatggagtgatgaatcacacttctctgtctggcagtcagatggtttggtggatgccaggagaatgccaactgtaaaatttggtggaagggggattatggtgtgaggttgtttttcaggggtggGGCCCTTAGTCCTACTAAAGGGCAGACCTTTTggaagacattttggacaattacATGCTTCCAACTTGGGGGGAACGGTTTGGGGAAGTGTCTTTTCTGTTCCAACACGACTGTGCCCCATTTCACAAATCAAGGTCCATTAAGACATGGTTGCAAGAACTTGACTGTCCTGCACAGATCtatgacctcaaccccatcaaataCCTTTAGGATGAACAAGATCGGCGATTGCGTGCCAGGCCTTAACgcccaacatcagtgcctgatctCACAAATGTTCGTCTGGATGAATGGGGAAAAATTcctacagacacactccaaaatcgtGTGataagcctccccagaagagtacCAGCTGTTACAGtggcaaaggggggggggggacaaactCCATATTGTTGCCTtcggatttagaatgggatgtcataaaagttcctgtgggtgtaatggccaggtgtcccaatacttttgtccatataatgtaGATTTATAGTTGCTGATGCTTCTTCTGTCATCTGTAGGGAGCTGTGAAGATTACCGGTTGCCTTACTATGACATGGCAGGATCAGATCCTTCAGTAGAGGAAATGAGGAAGGTGGTCTGTGACCAACA from Paramormyrops kingsleyae isolate MSU_618 chromosome 16, PKINGS_0.4, whole genome shotgun sequence carries:
- the LOC111858375 gene encoding activin receptor type-1C-like isoform X1; the encoded protein is MTVLDSHLLRWMDGTGLMNQHALTARIHNDTFKRKGISRFCMCNLCLCGPRQFGSPSTLPGLKCLCELCTNHTCETGVGGACWNSVTLVDGREEVVKSCLSLLEMKGQLFCHGSHNVSKRSCCFTDFCNNQTLRLQPEQLQGESSWHRLEVAAVILVPSILMFVAILLGMCIAQGYRCARCKAQNPDVEEPLDDQNLMPPEMCLRDLIYNLSTSGSGPGLPLLVQRSIARSIILQEIIGKGGFGEVWRGEWHGQHVAVKMFSSRDERSWFREVEIYQTVMLRHENILGFIAADNKDNGSWTQLWLVSEYHEHGSLFDYLNRHTVSVEATLVLALSVASGLAHLHMEIIGTQGKPAIAHRDLKSKNILVKKNGSAVIADLGLAVKHDSIANTIDIPSNHRVGTKRYMAPEILDDSINVSNFESYKRADIYSLGLVFWELARRCSLDGSCEDYRLPYYDMAGSDPSVEEMRKVVCDQQVRPSIPNQWHNWEALRILGKTMRECWNANPAARLTALRVKKTITQVTVVKTN
- the LOC111858375 gene encoding activin receptor type-1C-like isoform X2, with the protein product MVSPRRAAVVTALIAVSLSQICTGLKCLCELCTNHTCETGVGGACWNSVTLVDGREEVVKSCLSLLEMKGQLFCHGSHNVSKRSCCFTDFCNNQTLRLQPEQLQGESSWHRLEVAAVILVPSILMFVAILLGMCIAQGYRCARCKAQNPDVEEPLDDQNLMPPEMCLRDLIYNLSTSGSGPGLPLLVQRSIARSIILQEIIGKGGFGEVWRGEWHGQHVAVKMFSSRDERSWFREVEIYQTVMLRHENILGFIAADNKDNGSWTQLWLVSEYHEHGSLFDYLNRHTVSVEATLVLALSVASGLAHLHMEIIGTQGKPAIAHRDLKSKNILVKKNGSAVIADLGLAVKHDSIANTIDIPSNHRVGTKRYMAPEILDDSINVSNFESYKRADIYSLGLVFWELARRCSLDGSCEDYRLPYYDMAGSDPSVEEMRKVVCDQQVRPSIPNQWHNWEALRILGKTMRECWNANPAARLTALRVKKTITQVTVVKTN
- the LOC111858375 gene encoding activin receptor type-1C-like isoform X3, with amino-acid sequence MTVLDSHLLRWMDGTGLMNQHALTARIHNDTFKRKGISRFCMCNLCLCGPRQFGSPSTLPGLKCLCELCTNHTCETGVGGACWNSVTLVDGREEVVKSCLSLLEMKGQLFCHGSHNVSKRSCCFTDFCNNQTLRLQPEQLQGESSWHRLEVAAVILVPSILMFVAILLGMCIAQGYRCARCKAQNPDVEEPLDDQNLMPPEMCLRDLIYNLSTSGSGPGLPLLVQRSIARSIILQEIIGKGGFGEVWRGEWHGQHVAVKMFSSRDERSWFREVEIYQTVMLRHENILGFIAADNKDNGSWTQLWLVSEYHEHGSLFDYLNRHTVSVEATLVLALSVASGLAHLHMEIIGTQGKPAIAHRDLKSKNILVKKNGSAVIADLGLAVKHDSIANTIDIPSNHRVGTKRKSVHA